In Phragmitibacter flavus, the following are encoded in one genomic region:
- a CDS encoding inverse autotransporter beta domain-containing protein: MLPIARPRRAGVSIAASLLLGSVIANFALAGSVAKQADELPIDEHHPMHLGTITSGVKSSDVYTEGNFSIVAPVWSSLGGDGTLSGGVVYLEPYASWGEQGEVATSLGLGYRYLFGSESVAALKNPNKPQAGFFDEGIFIGGNLFVDMLDTEADNQLWQLGFGVEVGTRYVEMRGNYYLPLSDRQLAEESRSVERFSTSETRMSQSGGPVSDPYATGNTISQDQLLTTRATTTTRTTTIESLFRRYEEGMEGWDAEAALLVPWVDQYFDLRVIAGYYQFDNQPFGPQIGGTGNVEGWKAGLEIRPVPAIILSGTWYEDDRLTGSDWTAGIQVQLPFEGGNLGNGETFWSRIRDAFQPRRRHLVERMAEPVRRQNAAIKTANSVDVDVKKNTEVKRVTRVVSQRKGQIVLVDDIVFVNNGDGVGNGIQSGDAMANGANGTAERPFDNLQEGATTAGDNSNNSGRLWNVYTQGGTGGDYNETVTTTGSTRFISSHKGILLPDGSLFAGDTLRPVVNGGVVSNFETLIVQGYEFNEGQGQGLSGIQATNVANFILVDSVFNDINAAVNYNSEVSAEVLISTNEFHGAWDNLFVQSFGTAELNVVLLNNQFLGDNYFSGAQIRGSDDSTINALVTGNVLDGKYYYGLALVGYDNATVSADIVRNTFDNETDDSHLYLSGRGNSTVVANVLLNDFIGTVREYEGSVGDKIIIVDAYDETSITANITGNVFDNQFDPNEFIDRGVGVFTYGDSFADVTVKLNQFESNFGAVIDAASADDSEINLLVDSNNFTNEAVYGIYLSEYENSTLEALVTLNVFSGVYQQAGIILESRDAGLEVGSMLNVDIVENLFSGEFQTRAIDALKTGGSYMDLLVTKNGFTGVFNEGVILRAEGAAGPNSLLIADVIDNLLSGTFDGIAIQALGSASGEIDADITANIFTGTMFNDAINVLGLGSSTINARVTGNVVLAEGSVTNGGFDPSFFAAVAQGSADVIITNLNGNVAVGHVDTGFAFFDNNAASTLSVNGDLSDPAQGNFFLDVDVELDGNSDPTGSFLLNGIQRDL, translated from the coding sequence ATGCTTCCGATTGCTCGACCCCGTCGTGCTGGCGTTTCTATCGCCGCGTCTCTCTTGTTAGGCTCAGTCATCGCGAACTTTGCTTTGGCAGGGTCGGTGGCGAAACAAGCCGATGAACTGCCGATTGACGAGCATCATCCGATGCATTTGGGAACCATTACGAGTGGGGTCAAATCCAGTGATGTTTACACGGAAGGCAATTTTAGTATTGTGGCCCCGGTCTGGAGTTCGTTGGGTGGCGATGGCACGTTAAGCGGCGGGGTGGTTTATCTGGAGCCTTACGCCTCCTGGGGTGAGCAGGGCGAGGTCGCGACGTCACTGGGGCTTGGGTATCGGTATCTGTTTGGGTCGGAATCGGTGGCCGCATTGAAAAATCCGAACAAACCGCAGGCAGGGTTCTTTGATGAAGGGATCTTTATTGGGGGCAACCTGTTTGTCGACATGCTGGACACGGAAGCGGACAATCAGCTGTGGCAGTTGGGTTTTGGGGTGGAAGTCGGCACGCGTTATGTGGAGATGCGAGGCAACTATTACCTGCCGCTTTCCGATCGCCAGCTGGCGGAGGAGAGTCGTTCGGTGGAACGGTTTAGCACATCAGAAACCCGTATGTCGCAATCGGGCGGGCCAGTCAGCGACCCTTACGCCACGGGCAACACCATCTCGCAGGATCAGTTGTTGACCACGCGTGCCACGACCACGACGCGCACGACCACCATCGAGAGCTTGTTCCGACGATATGAAGAAGGCATGGAAGGCTGGGATGCCGAGGCGGCGTTGTTGGTCCCTTGGGTGGACCAATATTTTGATCTGCGGGTGATCGCTGGCTACTACCAGTTCGATAATCAGCCTTTCGGTCCACAAATCGGCGGCACGGGCAATGTGGAAGGATGGAAAGCCGGATTGGAGATTCGTCCGGTGCCTGCCATCATCCTGAGCGGCACCTGGTATGAAGATGACCGGCTCACCGGCAGTGATTGGACGGCAGGCATTCAGGTCCAGCTTCCCTTTGAAGGCGGCAACCTTGGCAACGGCGAAACGTTTTGGAGTCGGATTCGCGATGCCTTCCAACCACGGCGTCGTCACTTGGTGGAGCGCATGGCGGAGCCGGTGCGTCGTCAGAATGCCGCCATCAAGACGGCCAACAGTGTGGACGTGGATGTGAAGAAAAACACTGAAGTGAAACGGGTGACCCGCGTGGTTTCACAAAGAAAAGGGCAAATTGTGCTGGTGGACGACATCGTGTTTGTGAACAACGGCGATGGGGTGGGCAATGGCATTCAATCGGGAGACGCCATGGCCAACGGTGCCAATGGCACGGCAGAGCGTCCGTTTGACAACCTTCAGGAGGGGGCCACCACCGCAGGCGATAACAGCAACAATTCCGGTCGTTTGTGGAACGTGTATACCCAGGGTGGCACAGGCGGTGATTATAACGAGACGGTGACCACCACTGGCAGCACCCGTTTCATCAGTTCCCACAAAGGCATCCTGCTGCCAGACGGCAGTCTTTTTGCAGGTGACACTTTGCGTCCGGTCGTGAACGGCGGTGTGGTTTCGAACTTCGAGACCCTGATCGTTCAGGGTTATGAATTCAACGAAGGGCAGGGGCAGGGGCTTTCCGGCATCCAAGCGACCAATGTGGCAAATTTCATCCTGGTGGACAGTGTCTTTAACGACATCAACGCCGCGGTGAATTACAATTCCGAAGTTTCTGCGGAGGTGTTGATCAGCACCAATGAATTCCACGGCGCCTGGGACAACCTGTTTGTCCAGTCGTTCGGAACGGCCGAGCTGAATGTGGTGTTGTTGAACAACCAATTCCTTGGTGACAACTACTTCAGTGGGGCGCAGATCCGGGGTTCCGATGATTCCACGATTAACGCTTTGGTCACCGGAAACGTCCTTGATGGGAAATATTATTACGGCCTCGCTCTGGTGGGCTACGACAACGCCACGGTTTCGGCTGACATCGTGAGAAACACCTTCGACAACGAGACGGATGATTCGCATCTCTACCTCTCTGGCCGGGGCAATTCCACTGTTGTGGCCAACGTGCTGCTCAATGACTTCATTGGCACCGTCCGGGAGTATGAAGGCAGCGTGGGGGATAAGATAATCATTGTGGACGCTTACGATGAAACGTCCATCACCGCCAACATCACCGGCAACGTGTTCGACAATCAGTTTGACCCCAATGAGTTCATTGATCGTGGCGTCGGCGTGTTTACTTATGGTGATTCATTTGCTGACGTGACGGTGAAATTGAACCAGTTTGAAAGTAACTTTGGCGCCGTCATTGATGCGGCAAGCGCGGATGATTCAGAGATCAATCTGCTGGTGGACTCCAATAACTTCACCAACGAGGCCGTGTATGGCATTTACCTTTCTGAGTATGAGAATTCCACCCTTGAGGCATTGGTGACATTAAATGTGTTCTCCGGTGTTTATCAGCAAGCCGGCATCATCCTGGAAAGTAGAGATGCAGGCCTTGAAGTCGGGTCCATGTTGAACGTGGACATCGTCGAAAACTTGTTCAGCGGTGAATTCCAGACCCGTGCGATTGATGCGTTGAAGACCGGTGGCAGTTACATGGATTTGCTCGTTACCAAAAATGGTTTTACGGGTGTCTTCAATGAAGGGGTGATCCTGAGAGCAGAAGGCGCGGCGGGTCCTAACAGCCTGTTGATCGCTGACGTGATCGACAACCTGTTGAGTGGCACCTTCGATGGCATTGCGATCCAGGCGCTCGGGAGTGCTTCGGGTGAAATTGATGCCGACATCACGGCGAATATCTTCACCGGCACCATGTTCAATGATGCGATCAATGTCCTGGGGCTTGGTTCATCCACCATCAATGCCAGGGTGACAGGCAACGTGGTGCTAGCCGAAGGATCGGTGACCAACGGTGGATTTGATCCCTCGTTCTTTGCGGCCGTCGCTCAAGGCAGTGCTGACGTGATCATCACCAACCTGAATGGCAACGTCGCGGTCGGACATGTGGACACCGGATTTGCTTTCTTCGACAACAATGCTGCCTCAACCCTGTCGGTGAACGGTGATCTTTCCGATCCCGCCCAAGGAAACTTCTTCCTAGATGTGGATGTGGAGCTTGATGGCAACAGTGATCCAACCGGCAGCTTCCTGTTGAACGGAATCCAGCGGGATCTGTAG
- a CDS encoding phosphoribosyltransferase-like protein: MKINALRDAVGEWDAGYIGDNIELTSKYLEILNRLEFLGKHEWCNYVPAESAAFEIGFLDRLASWIGNVDSSEDQKLLLEYAQRISFFSHQDFISLYRAAFCGPITRWVITQAGLRFSDPHFSRKLERELKRHTWYCPITDSMGINEFYHANHISGIEHRPSFSTLAMLNPINLAPDQTLLDNLKGFMKKPDRGPRRERPLKRLVLLEDFVGSGTQMKSAVKWAAQRLDIQILVVPLIICGPGMIVLNEMIDDYPSLLTASPVVEIGPDNLLGANGESENTWEQRNEMEDLANRLVSSHGIKEPFGYKETGCSVVTYSNVPNNSLSLIHQKVLKNRWIPLFPRSSRA; the protein is encoded by the coding sequence ATGAAAATTAATGCACTAAGAGATGCCGTCGGGGAATGGGATGCTGGGTATATCGGCGATAACATCGAACTCACATCGAAATATTTAGAAATCCTTAATCGGCTGGAGTTTCTAGGCAAACATGAGTGGTGTAACTATGTTCCAGCCGAGAGCGCTGCTTTTGAAATCGGATTTCTAGATCGATTAGCTTCATGGATTGGAAATGTCGATAGTTCCGAGGATCAAAAATTACTATTAGAATACGCTCAGAGAATCAGCTTTTTTTCTCATCAAGATTTTATTTCTCTATACAGAGCGGCTTTTTGTGGTCCCATCACTAGATGGGTAATTACGCAAGCAGGACTGCGATTTAGTGATCCTCATTTCTCCAGGAAATTAGAACGTGAACTTAAAAGGCATACTTGGTATTGCCCAATAACCGACAGCATGGGTATTAACGAGTTTTATCACGCAAATCATATTAGTGGCATTGAACATCGTCCGAGCTTTTCAACTCTAGCAATGCTAAATCCAATCAATCTTGCTCCAGACCAAACTCTATTGGATAACTTAAAAGGATTCATGAAAAAGCCAGACCGGGGACCAAGAAGGGAAAGGCCACTCAAACGCCTTGTGCTGTTGGAAGACTTTGTGGGCAGCGGAACTCAGATGAAATCTGCAGTAAAGTGGGCCGCGCAACGACTTGATATTCAGATTCTCGTTGTTCCATTGATTATTTGTGGGCCAGGAATGATTGTTCTGAATGAAATGATTGATGACTATCCAAGTCTTCTCACGGCATCTCCGGTTGTAGAAATTGGTCCCGATAATCTGCTTGGGGCAAATGGTGAATCTGAAAACACTTGGGAACAGAGAAATGAAATGGAGGATTTGGCGAATAGATTGGTGTCATCGCATGGTATAAAAGAACCTTTCGGCTACAAAGAAACTGGCTGTTCAGTTGTGACATACTCCAATGTTCCGAACAATTCGTTGTCATTGATTCATCAAAAAGTGCTAAAGAATAGGTGGATACCACTGTTCCCACGATCCTCAAGGGCTTGA
- a CDS encoding DNA cytosine methyltransferase, with amino-acid sequence MTKGCMTFASLFSGCGGFDLGFTSSGFRPKGAYDLDHEAVKNFESNVCGEIYRTDLTNGIPHERNLRNVDVLIAGPPCQGFSTAGKRLVDDKRNHLLTLTGTLALRISPKVLVVENVSGALSGEHVKYFNALDGMMKDAGYLTKTIRCQTADLGMAQLRRRVLFIAWRTKRDGDFEIDNKAAGDLRTVLTGAYKEKNHNPIQLDPGGRDALIAKRILQGQKLSNVRGGENAVATWDIPEVFGSVTQHERTVLELLRRLRRQERARSYGDADPVSIKRLEAALGETFHQLLEGLIEKGYLRRIADTVDLVGTFNGKYRRLAWDKPSYTVDTRFGSPRYFLHPSKQRGFSVREAARIQGFPDSYVFSGGEQAQYRLIGNAVPPPLGCLAAKLAKRLLGN; translated from the coding sequence ATGACGAAAGGATGTATGACATTCGCTAGCCTTTTTTCAGGATGCGGAGGCTTTGACCTCGGCTTCACTTCCAGCGGATTTCGCCCTAAAGGTGCATATGATCTTGATCATGAGGCTGTGAAAAATTTTGAATCTAACGTATGTGGGGAGATCTATCGAACAGATTTAACTAATGGAATCCCACATGAACGAAACCTTCGAAATGTTGACGTCCTGATCGCGGGGCCACCATGCCAAGGTTTCTCTACCGCCGGAAAGCGGCTTGTGGATGATAAGCGGAACCATCTCCTCACCCTAACTGGAACGCTAGCGCTTAGAATCTCCCCTAAAGTTCTGGTGGTTGAGAACGTGTCTGGCGCCCTCTCCGGGGAACATGTAAAGTATTTCAATGCATTGGACGGAATGATGAAGGATGCAGGGTATCTGACGAAAACTATTCGATGTCAGACCGCAGATCTTGGAATGGCACAGTTAAGACGTCGAGTTCTGTTCATAGCCTGGAGGACTAAAAGGGATGGTGATTTCGAGATAGACAATAAGGCGGCTGGCGATCTCCGAACGGTCCTTACAGGTGCCTACAAGGAAAAGAATCACAATCCCATTCAGCTTGATCCTGGCGGACGGGATGCATTGATTGCAAAGCGCATCTTACAGGGACAAAAACTTTCGAATGTCCGTGGTGGTGAGAACGCTGTAGCAACTTGGGATATACCGGAGGTATTTGGAAGTGTTACGCAACACGAGCGCACTGTTCTGGAACTGCTTAGGCGGCTTCGGAGGCAGGAGCGCGCGCGGAGTTATGGCGATGCTGACCCTGTATCCATAAAACGACTAGAGGCAGCACTTGGAGAAACGTTTCATCAACTTTTGGAAGGGTTAATCGAAAAAGGTTATCTGCGGAGAATCGCTGACACCGTGGACCTAGTTGGAACCTTCAATGGAAAATATCGCAGATTGGCTTGGGATAAGCCGAGCTACACAGTGGATACGCGCTTCGGATCGCCACGATATTTCCTGCATCCATCGAAGCAGAGGGGGTTCTCGGTGCGTGAAGCGGCTCGGATCCAGGGTTTCCCCGATTCCTATGTTTTTAGCGGAGGAGAGCAGGCGCAATACCGGCTTATTGGAAATGCCGTTCCACCTCCACTTGGTTGTCTTGCTGCCAAATTGGCAAAACGCTTACTTGGTAATTGA
- a CDS encoding N-6 DNA methylase: MQSSNSQAFIGELEKKLWTTADKLWSNLDAAVYGKESGPITRRLAAINMAICGIDFGKQPADTVTRDQLPEFPADILLANQPFIIKELGNGVLEGEWWLLSKVFKKPIISAYSRWYDERMYDIR, encoded by the coding sequence ATGCAGTCTTCTAATTCACAAGCTTTCATCGGTGAGCTCGAAAAAAAACTATGGACTACAGCAGACAAGCTGTGGTCAAATCTCGATGCTGCGGTTTACGGGAAGGAAAGCGGTCCTATTACTCGGCGGTTGGCGGCGATAAACATGGCAATTTGCGGAATCGACTTTGGCAAGCAACCGGCGGACACTGTCACCCGGGACCAGCTCCCGGAGTTCCCCGCAGACATCTTGTTAGCGAATCAGCCATTCATTATCAAGGAATTGGGGAACGGCGTGCTGGAGGGGGAATGGTGGCTCCTCAGCAAGGTTTTCAAGAAACCAATCATCAGTGCTTATTCGCGTTGGTATGACGAAAGGATGTATGACATTCGCTAG
- a CDS encoding sulfatase family protein, producing the protein MNRRFILSLGFSVMLPLASTAADRDSNRDSNSDSVRRPNILWLIGENLSHDLGCYGAKNVHTPNLDALAAEGVRYTRVFATNPACAPSRSAFFAGMYQTTTDTHPMRAHRDDDFKLPEGVRPVTHRLKDAGYYTANIKTVGQDTVGTGKLDLNYVNEGPIYHEGSGAWESVKNRQPFFAVVNAEENEYDIYDRKSAEKERVEWVGERIHVQHAKPDTVTPPPYYPDHPVVRQEWARYLNSVSGMDLRFGKVLAQLRADGLEDDTIIIFFGDNGQLEPRGIHWCYDNGLRVPMIIKWPKNFPAPAQIKPGTVDERILSLIDVTATTLALAGLPKPALMQGRVFLGDHAETPRTFAFAARDRIDETQQRIRSVHEERYHYIRTISSGPTFASLNRYKEKCFAIMPVMRDLHAQGKLTGPALELMQRSGPCEELYDTDADPHEVKNLAGSQEPAHREALIRLRAALDVWMVETGDRGAVPEAPEVVAPFAGEMHQWFGTPAWAQPKQSR; encoded by the coding sequence CTCGCATGACCTCGGATGTTATGGCGCCAAGAATGTCCACACACCCAACCTGGACGCGCTGGCCGCAGAGGGCGTGCGTTACACACGGGTGTTTGCCACCAACCCGGCCTGTGCGCCCAGCCGTTCGGCTTTCTTTGCGGGCATGTATCAGACCACGACGGACACGCATCCCATGCGAGCTCATCGCGATGATGACTTCAAACTTCCTGAAGGAGTCAGGCCTGTCACCCACCGTCTCAAGGACGCAGGCTACTACACCGCCAACATCAAAACCGTCGGGCAGGACACGGTGGGCACAGGCAAGCTGGACCTCAATTATGTCAACGAAGGCCCCATCTATCATGAAGGTTCCGGCGCATGGGAATCGGTGAAGAACCGCCAGCCTTTTTTCGCCGTCGTGAATGCCGAGGAAAACGAGTATGACATCTACGACCGCAAGAGTGCGGAAAAAGAAAGGGTCGAATGGGTGGGCGAGCGCATCCATGTCCAGCACGCCAAACCGGACACCGTGACGCCCCCGCCTTATTATCCTGATCACCCGGTCGTAAGGCAGGAGTGGGCGCGATATTTAAACTCCGTCTCCGGGATGGATCTTCGCTTTGGCAAGGTGCTGGCCCAGTTGCGTGCCGATGGTCTCGAAGATGATACCATCATCATTTTCTTCGGTGACAACGGCCAGTTGGAGCCGCGCGGCATTCACTGGTGTTATGACAACGGCCTGCGCGTGCCCATGATCATCAAATGGCCAAAGAACTTTCCTGCCCCGGCCCAGATCAAACCCGGGACCGTCGATGAGCGCATTCTCAGCCTGATTGATGTCACGGCGACCACGCTGGCCCTGGCAGGATTGCCAAAACCTGCCTTGATGCAGGGCCGCGTCTTTTTAGGTGACCACGCCGAAACTCCCCGAACCTTTGCCTTCGCCGCCAGAGACCGCATTGATGAGACCCAGCAGCGCATTCGCTCGGTTCACGAAGAGCGTTATCATTACATCCGCACCATCTCCAGCGGTCCGACCTTTGCCTCCCTGAATCGATACAAGGAAAAGTGTTTTGCCATCATGCCGGTCATGAGAGACCTGCACGCCCAGGGCAAGCTCACCGGACCCGCGCTGGAACTCATGCAGCGCAGCGGCCCCTGTGAGGAGCTCTATGATACCGATGCAGATCCGCATGAGGTAAAGAATCTGGCAGGATCTCAAGAGCCCGCTCATCGCGAGGCGCTGATCCGTCTGCGTGCGGCCCTGGATGTCTGGATGGTCGAAACGGGCGACCGTGGAGCCGTTCCCGAAGCCCCTGAAGTCGTCGCCCCCTTTGCAGGAGAGATGCACCAATGGTTCGGCACCCCCGCCTGGGCGCAGCCCAAACAATCGCGGTAA